A genomic segment from Salvia splendens isolate huo1 chromosome 13, SspV2, whole genome shotgun sequence encodes:
- the LOC121760254 gene encoding BTB/POZ domain-containing protein At3g49900-like isoform X1, which translates to MKGWNDLGVVGTIYEEEEEDDENSALSSSFSTVASLESSPSKTPHLSRQEHPPWQSGTRHDPDVVIHVQGTCFRLHKQALIAKSAYLKRQLAELTEITLSPPLNITAQTFALVTDFCYGTHVAVTPFNVAALRTAAELLGMEGTCAGDLKEITEAYFRRVVAVNKECASMVLQSCLPLLPESEVATGLVSRCIEALSLTASGDGDAKCLEGLKNVEISDLKLILESVSQRLADSHDFLYKIIDMYLKENMGWFREEEKIQMCNYIDCSILSPKLLMHAVQNPRMPLRFVVQAMFLQQLNTRHSIISSAADHRGRGRKEPPAAAVATLGAILKKDAALCQVSQLKAVMTATSSRIQTLEEELTGMRQLLGQPQNRSASFRFSSEDANKLQRGQLGSISSLSYRDVSPSSQEVNFGRRLMNGLRSAYRLQKNKSERKEATGNGNGDALGERDIIIIRKNQAFHERSRSQV; encoded by the exons ATGAAGGGCTGGAATGATTTAGGGGTTGTTGGAACAatctatgaagaagaagaagaagatgatgaaaaTTCTGCATTATCATCATCATTTTCCACTGTTGCTTCTCTTGAATCTTCCCCTTCTAAAACACCACACTTGTCTAGGCAGGAGCACCCACCATG GCAATCAGGAACCAGACATGATCCAGATGTTGTGATACATGTGCAGGGCACATGTTTTCGCCTTCACAAG CAAGCATTGATAGCGAAGAGTGCCTATTTGAAACGACAGCTAGCTGAACTGACCGAAATAACCCTCTCCCCGCCGTTAAACATAACGGCCCAAACCTTCGCCTTGGTAACGGACTTCTGCTACGGAACGCACGTCGCCGTCACTCCGTTCAACGTCGCCGCGCTCCGCACTGCGGCGGAGCTGCTCGGCATGGAAGGGACCTGCGCCGGTGACCTGAAGGAGATCACGGAGGCCTATTTCCGCCGCGTCGTCGCCGTTAACAAGGAGTGCGCTTCCATGGTGCTGCAGTCGTGCTTGCCGCTCCTCCCGGAGTCTGAGGTGGCGACCGGACTCGTTAGCAGATGCATTGAGGCGTTAAGTCTAACGGCGTCTGGTGATGGTGACGCTAAGTGCTTGGAAGGGTTGAAGAATGTCGAGATTAGTGATCTGAAATTGATTTTGGAATCAGTGAGTCAGCGTTTGGCGGATTCTCACGATTTCCTCTACAAAATTATCGACATGTATCTCAAG GAAAACATGGGATGGTTTAGAGAGGAGGAGAAAATCCAAATGTGCAATTACATAGACTGCAGCATATTATCGCCGAAGCTTTTGATGCACGCTGTGCAGAACCCAAGAATGCCGCTCCGGTTCGTGGTCCAAGCCATGTTCCTCCAGCAGCTCAACACGCGCCACTCCATCATCTCATCCGCTGCTGACCACCGCGGCCGTGGCAGGAAGGAGCCCCCAGCCGCGGCCGTGGCCACCCTGGGGGCCATCCTCAAGAAGGACGCAGCTCTCTGCCAGGTGTCGCAGCTCAAGGCGGTCATGACCGCCACGAGCTCACGCATCCAGACGCTGGAGGAGGAGCTCACTGGCATGCGCCAGCTCCTCGGCCAACCACAGAACCGCTCTGCTAGCTTCCGCTTCAGTTCCGAGGATGCCAACAAGCTCCAGAGAGGCCAACTCGGGTCGATTTCTTCCTTGAGTTATCGCGATGTCTCGCCCTCATCTCAAGAGGTGAACTTCGGGCGGCGGTTGATGAACGGATTGAG
- the LOC121760660 gene encoding uncharacterized protein At2g29880-like, which produces MTDNYHPMNSVETNIGLQGSSGLGRGPRPRVDRTRRSWTAREEEILVSILKDLVTHGWKSDNGFRGGYLQRIEEALNREFQRCGLRVAPHINLKISQWKKSYSSLSAILGRRGVGFNMNGDFKINCDDDQWEQIVKRDANTHGMRHRSWPLWDDWKVLFGKDRAVGTVAKDTFDAHANYAGRTQSSQQDVWLGSPVEAGEYSAANPSPQQSPVAYPDESTGQSIGDSLQTKKSGSKRKASSPPVGLIEMLGRMQDDTNDRLDKLTNQIGFEFDLSEARKEVIDILSGIPDLTLVQQIDASEIIIDKVERVELFMRLPETSRLTYVMRVLEKHDHY; this is translated from the exons ATGACCGACAACTACCACCCAATGAACTCCGTTGAGACGAACATAGGTTTGCAAG GCAGCAGTGGCCTAGGGCGTGGTCCAAGGCCCCGGGTTGATCGCACAAGAAGAAGTTGGACAGCTCGCGAAGAGGAAATACTTGTGTCTATTCTGAAGGATCTTGTCACACATGGTTGGAAAAGTGACAATGGGTTTCGCGGGGGATATCTGCAGCGGATTGAAGAGGCTCTGAATCGGGAGTTCCAAAGATGCGGCTTGAGGGTTGCTCCTCATATCAATTTGAAGATTAGCCAGTGGAAGAAGAGCTACTCGTCTCTGAGTGCGATACTTGGACGACGTGGTGTGGGTTTCAACATGAATGgagatttcaaaattaattgtgACGATGACCAATGGGAGCAGATTGTTAAG CGTGATGCCAACACACACGGTATGCGACACAGGTCATGGCCTCTATGGGATGATTGGAAGGTGCTGTTTGGAAAAGATCGTGCTGTTGGGACCGTTGCAAAAGACACATTCGATGCACATGCCAATTATGCAGGGCGAACACAATCCTCTCAACAAGATGTCTGGCTGGGATCCCCTGTTGAAGCTGGTGAATATTCAGCAGCCAACCCGAGCCCTCAGCAGAGCCCCGTGGCCTACCCAGATGAAAGCACCGGCCAGAGCATAGGTGATTCACTACAAACCAAAAAATCTGGATCAAAAAGGAAGGCCTCTAGCCCTCCTGTGGGTTTGATTGAGATGCTTGGACGGATGCAAGATGATACCAATGACCGGCTTGACAAACTGACTAATCAGATTGGGTTTGAGTTCGATCTTAGCGAAGCACGTAAGGAAGTTATCGACATACTGAGTGGTATACCGGATCTGACGCTTGTGCAGCAAATTGATGCCTCCGAGATCATTATCGATAAGGTGGAGCGTGTTGAGTTGTTCATGCGTCTTCCGGAGACATCGCGTCTTACATACGTGATGCGTGTGCTGGAGAAGCACGACCACTATTGA